TAATTTATTTGTCCAATGACTGATATCCCTGTATTGGTATTGATAACAAGGTGTAAATTTTCACTTGTATTGACCCCTTCTGCATTAAATTGTAGCGCATTACCAAAATCAAGTACAACTTGTTTTAATTTCTCATCGACTAATGCGGTAGCATAATTATATTTTTGTCTTTGTCCCTGCGGTAAATATTGAGGAAGTGGATTTGGAAATAATTGTCTTCCCAATACAAAATGTTTAGGTTCTCTATTATTTGAAGGTCCTATTGAGCCAGTTATTCTGCCTAAAGTAAATTGGTCTGAGGTGTGATCTCCATTAAATCTATCCACCGTAAAATGTATAGATAATTGCTTAGCACTTACCGCTTTTAATTCGTTAAGATATCTTGAGTTAGATATTTTAAAATTCCAATCAATATTCTTTATAACAGACTGATAGGTTGCCCCTGCTCCTGAACTACCTCGTAAATCAACCGATCTTGAAAACCAAATATTGCTAAATGGTGCCATCTCATAATCACCTTTCACCAGTGTATTACCCTCATTATTTACAATTCGTACCACAAACCCCCAAAGTTGAGAAACCATTTGTTGCTGACTATCTAAATCTACAATTTTTCCTGCGGTACGTGCATCGGTATCCATGACAGACATACCAATAATAGGATCTAAAAGTGGATTATCCGTACTCGTTCCGTCCTGATAGGTAACACTCGTAATTTTACAGCCTAGAAATCGCCAGTTTCCGGTACCATCCGGATTCCACCAACCATTTTCCTGGCCCGGACCGTAATTTTGATATTTTGGCTCAAATGTTTCATTGTTAAAATGTGTGGGATCATTATTTACAGTCGAAGGATCGGCCTGAAACTGACCAGAAAATGTAAGACGCGGGACGTTTAAATAGGACATAGTTTTAGTTTTTAAATTTTAGAATAACCAACTTCTTAACACCAATAGTACTTTTTGAATTGTTTTTTAACCATTTATGTGTCAAATTTAAACAACACTCTCATAGATCTGTAATAAAATGTTACAGGCAACTTTTTTTTTGCCATAGAGTAAAAAAAACTAAGCATGAAATTGATTCTATAGCAGTTGGAAACACAAATAATAAATGTAGAATTACCTCTATTTTGTCGCAAAAAACAACGTTCTTAATTGGAGTTACCTCCTATTTTGCCACAAAATGTTAAGGCGGTTTTTGAGAAAAACCTAAAAAGAGGCGAATCGCTTGTTTTTTTGACACTATAATTCTAAAGATTAAAAGGAATAATACTGTCTAAATTTACAACGATGAAAAAGACAAGAAAAAAGTACACGTTAGGGTTTAAGATTCTGGCCGCCTCGATGAGCATACACTGCGAAAGGGTACTTGATGTGGCCCAAAATCTTAATATTAGCATTGATAAACTACAGCACTGGAAGAAGCTTTACAAAGACGGAAAGTTTGCTGCAAAAAAGCCTTTTATCTCTGCTCTTGATCAAAAAGAACTCCTAAAAATAGGTAAGCAGATTAAAGAGCTGTAAACGGAATGCGCTTTACCAAAAAAAAGGTTCAAGACATCTTCTCCAAGAACAGCGAATAAGGTATGAATTTATCAGAGAGCGCCTCTATATTTCTCGTTGGAAAGATGTGCAGGTTTTTTAAGGTCGATCCAAGCTGCTATTATAAATGGCTAAAAGGACTGCCTAGTAGCAGATCCGTACGTAAAATTTTCATCGCATCTAAAATTACCTGGATTTATCACTGGAGCCAATACAGGTGTGGAAGCCCCAGAATTACCAAAGAACTCTCGGCAATCGGCAATTTGACAATAGGAGAATTTCACAGTCAATGTTCAGTTATTTAAACAAGTTTTTAAGACTAATCCTTTATAAATTTTATCAAAAAAACTAATTTCATTCCTTTGTGCATTCTCACTAACTGATACTTAAATAATAAAAAAATGTACCTTAGTACGGATTCTAAAAAACAATTGACTTATGAAATGGATCACCAGAGAAAGACCAAAAATAGACCGAATTGCATGCCCATGGCTTATTAGAAATTTTGTAGATCCTGAGGCTGAATTTATTTACGTCCCTTTTGATCAGGTTCTGGACAAAGCAAAAGAATTAAATGCCCTTCCTTTTGATATCCCAAATGTTGAATTCACACATTATCAGGAGCAGTGTACCTTCGATTATATTGTAAAAAAATATAAAATTGAGGATCCCGCTATTTCCATCATGGCAGGAATTGTACGCGGGGCTGATACCGATCGTCATGAAATTGCAAAAGAATCTGCCGGACTATGGGCGGTGTCTGCCGGGCTTTCGCATAATATTACCGATGATTATAAACTCCTTGAAACCGGAATGGTGCTTTATGACGCACTTTACAGCTGGGCCTCACATCTCTACAAACAGAAACATCTGCAGAACAGCCCCTTTGAGAACCTGCTGCACGAAGTTTATACTAAATTTCTTAAAGACAAAAAAACAGCCGGAAAAACACCATCCTGGGTAAAAGACCTCAAAAATCTTATTCAGGACCAGATTGATGCACAGTTTACTTTCGACCTTAAAAAAATATCCGGTGAACTCGATTTGAACCCGTCCTACCTGTCGAGAGAATTTTCTAAATATTTTGAAGATTTAAATTTCGGGGATTACGTTAGAAAACAAAGGATCGAAAAAGCGGTAAATCTTATTGAGAACACCACCTATACTTTGACTGAGATTGCCTATAGAACCGGATTTTCAGACCAAAGTCATTTTACAAGAATTTTTAAACTCCATACCGGGAAAAATCCGTCAACATACAGAAAAAAAATCCAAAAAAAGTAATCCATATACAAAACGTAAAACGCATACTATTTAAAGAAGTTTAATGCATATAATTTTGTTTCTATAATTTATAAAAAACAAAATCAATGCTTTTAAAATTCCCGCTTCTTTTTATTGTGCTCGTATTTACTCTTCCCTGCTTCTCTCAGACTACCTACCCTAAGATCACAGGATATTTTGGTATTCTGCATCCTCTAGTGACCATAAATAAAGATGAAACTTCAGTAAATTTCAGAGACTACTATGCTCTAGGATTTCCAACTGGAATCAATATCTGGAAAAACGAGAAAATCGGTTTTTCTTTCGAGGTAGTTCCCAATATAAAGGACGATCAGGGTACTAGTAAAGTAACTAATTTATTGTTTCATCCCGGAGTTCTGGTGGCCTTAGGACATGGATATACTTTTGCAGGAAGGGCTGCTTTCGAATCCTCCGGAAGATATGGCATTACGCCTGTTTTAAACAAAACAATAATAAAAAACACCAATTGCAGCTACTTTGCCGCAATCCCCTTGCCAATCCGCTTTGGTAATAATCATCCTGCTTCCTTCACAGTAGGCTTTCAGTTTGGAATTGCATTTTAATTTACAGATCATGAATGAAAATCACAAATATACATTACGAGAACTAACACTTTATTTTTTAAAACTCGGTACTATAGGTTTTGGTGGGCCCGTTGCTCTAGTGGGCTATGTGCACAAAGATCTGGTGGAAAACCGAAAGTGGATCTCAGAGGACGAATACCGCGAAGGACTCGCTCTGGCTCAACTCGCTCCAGGTCCTTTGGCGGCGCAGCTTGGAATTTATCTTGGTTTTGTACATTATCGCTTTCTTGGGGCTACATTGATTGGTTTTGCCTTTGTTCTGCCTTCTTTTTTAATGGTGCTCTTATTAGGGATCATCTATAAACTCTACGGAGGCTTGTCCTGGATTCAGGCAGTATTTTATGGAGTTGGTGCAGCTGTAATCGGAATTATAGCATTAAGTTCTTATAAACTTACTTTAAAATCTATTGGCCAGCTGAATTTGGAATCCATGAAATCTAAGTGGCTGCTTTGGCTCTTTTTTATTCTTGCTGTCGTTATTACTTACATTACAGAACAGGAGCAAGTCCTTTTATTTATTGCAGCCGGTCTTTTATACATGATTATTAAAGCGCCTCCTAAATGGTGGAATAGCAAAACCGTAAACTCTTTTTCTTTAGTTTTTTTACTGGCCGGATTTTGGAGCTATGAAAGCTCTACCTTTACTAAAATTGCTTTTTTCTTTGTCAAAGCAGGAACTTTTGTATTTGGAAGTGGTCTGGCGATAGTTCCTTTTCTACATTCAGGAGTTGTAATCGAGAATCAATGACCTACAGAACAGCAGTTTATGGATTCGGTTGCTGTTGCCATGATTACACCTGGGCCAGTGGTAATAACGGTCGGTTTTATTGGGTATTTGGTCAATGGCTTTTTAGGCGCATTGGTAGCTGCGCTAGCCACTTTCCTTCCTTGCTATCTCTTTACCATAGCAATGGCGCCTTCTTTTAAAAAAATAGCACAAAACAAACCCGTTAAAGCATTTGTCGAAGGTATTACAGCGGCTGTAATAGATGCTCTTGTTGGGTCTGTTATTGTGATAGCCAAAAGAAGTATAATAGACATTCCAACAGCTCTAATAGCAATTGTCACAATTTTTTCGTTAATTTATATAAAGAAAATTCAGGAACCCTATATTATTGTCACAACGGCTATTTTAGGTATGATCATTAAATTGATGCTAATATGAACAGTTGCTTATAAAACATTCGGATACAAAAACAATAACTCCAATTTCTTCTTCCAAAAATGAGACAATAAAGAAATTTAAGGTTCATTTTATCATAAAAATATCCTTTTAACGAGTATTTAAGCTATTTAAAGATTAAAAAGTGTAATAAAAAACCATATACATACCTTTGATTGTGTTAAAAAAATAAAAATTTCATAAATTTTAAATCTAAAAAGTATGAAAGTAAAAAGTACTCTACTTATACAGACTTATTAGTTCTGTGCCGCACCACAATACAGTCATTCACAAACCAATCCGAGGGTTAGCTTAGGTGAATCAATAGTTTTTAAATATTCAGGTTGTCTAGCAATAGACTAAAATCTCAATTTTTCTTATTTAAACTTTAACAAGATATAAGCTACTAGTTTATTTAAATAATAAGATTATGAAAAAAATTACTCTTATTCCGTTTTTTACTTTTTTTATATTATTGTTTTCTACTGTAGTTGGTTATTCACAAAATACTAATATTACATTTGATAATACTAGTGCTTCATTGACAACGACTCCTGCTTGTTCTCTTTCACAATGTAATGCTCAGGATGTTACTTTTGGGAGTGTCTATCTAGGTGATAACGTTGGAAATGTAGCCACTTTGGCCTATGTTTCAAATCCTGTAAACGGCTTGTACATATGGGTTACTATTGCCTCTAATAGTTCTAAATACGACTTGATGTTTCAATTTGACTATTTAGTTGGCGGAGTTCGAAAAAATTTCGATAACACTAACTTTGTTGGTGCCGTAACAGATAGGTTAACGATTAAAATTAGAGGAAGCATAATTACGGCAGGGTCCAAATACCGAATGGCTCAAATTACAAACTATACTGCAGGTCAATCCCTTGAGTTAAAAAACATTTACTTAGGATGGGAAACAAGCGGACAGGCTATTACGCCTTCACAAAGTCTTTCACTGATTACTTGTAATCCTCCTAAATGCAGTAGTGCATATTCAAATGGGATAATTATAAAAACACCTCTTTTTGCCGATTTTTCTATTACTAAAAGTTGTGATGGAGGTTCTTTTCAAAAGGTAGTTTATGCCAGCACTTCAACAGGAGTTGAACCAAACACTAATTATAGCTGGTCATTTCCAGGTGCTGCGACAATTTCTCCGGTTAGTTTAACAACAATAGGTCCATATACTGTGACTTATTCTTCCGCTGGTCCATTTTCTGCTAGTTTAACAGTATCTGACCCCACAAATCAGGTTATACCAAATACTAAAACA
This portion of the Flavobacterium lipolyticum genome encodes:
- a CDS encoding chromate resistance protein ChrB domain-containing protein, with the protein product MKWITRERPKIDRIACPWLIRNFVDPEAEFIYVPFDQVLDKAKELNALPFDIPNVEFTHYQEQCTFDYIVKKYKIEDPAISIMAGIVRGADTDRHEIAKESAGLWAVSAGLSHNITDDYKLLETGMVLYDALYSWASHLYKQKHLQNSPFENLLHEVYTKFLKDKKTAGKTPSWVKDLKNLIQDQIDAQFTFDLKKISGELDLNPSYLSREFSKYFEDLNFGDYVRKQRIEKAVNLIENTTYTLTEIAYRTGFSDQSHFTRIFKLHTGKNPSTYRKKIQKK
- a CDS encoding transposase; amino-acid sequence: MKKTRKKYTLGFKILAASMSIHCERVLDVAQNLNISIDKLQHWKKLYKDGKFAAKKPFISALDQKELLKIGKQIKEL
- the chrA gene encoding chromate efflux transporter, coding for MNENHKYTLRELTLYFLKLGTIGFGGPVALVGYVHKDLVENRKWISEDEYREGLALAQLAPGPLAAQLGIYLGFVHYRFLGATLIGFAFVLPSFLMVLLLGIIYKLYGGLSWIQAVFYGVGAAVIGIIALSSYKLTLKSIGQLNLESMKSKWLLWLFFILAVVITYITEQEQVLLFIAAGLLYMIIKAPPKWWNSKTVNSFSLVFLLAGFWSYESSTFTKIAFFFVKAGTFVFGSGLAIVPFLHSGVVIENQ